From Nocardioides sp. HDW12B, the proteins below share one genomic window:
- a CDS encoding phospholipase D-like domain-containing protein has product MRRIVLCLVLLCGLVLTSAPAFAYVPKEGGTFNVPPPWGDTEQTYRIIRHVEEAIRQVRPTADDPTPIILISAYLMDRKPSSDALIGACRRGVSVRVILDSGIGTKSAQNLIEVLNGDNPRDTDGDGVLEPPRRGPCNTPLPPPVEEPPPASPRLMPDRVETDALGRELESSTGDWSQKRIVNSLAIPTDSQATWGSDGSYVTQCVGSCRGNANGAGNMHSKFYAMSNSGDARWVSMISSSNLNLGGGEYGWNDLYTTSNRQKTFEGYRQIHREMTEDKPGGGELREVVDGPFTTRFFPMAKATMANDPVLDDLNKIRCRGSSLGRTQVHVSMFGWRGTRGTYLADKVFSLKGQGCAVSVIFGAPSKQMAIYLRQKARATGVPLYNSRWDLTGDDRKELRAHTKYVLVKGAYGDNNTAYEVMTGSANWVDGGLDKGDENTLNISLRSAWTEYKRNWEQIRKHSVRVAGGR; this is encoded by the coding sequence GTGCGTCGTATCGTCTTGTGTCTGGTCCTGCTGTGCGGTCTGGTGCTCACCAGCGCGCCGGCGTTCGCCTACGTCCCGAAGGAGGGCGGCACCTTCAACGTGCCGCCGCCGTGGGGTGACACCGAGCAGACGTACCGGATCATCCGGCACGTCGAGGAGGCGATCCGGCAGGTCCGTCCGACCGCGGACGACCCGACGCCGATCATCCTGATCTCGGCCTACCTCATGGACCGCAAGCCCTCCTCGGACGCCCTCATCGGGGCCTGCCGCCGCGGCGTCTCGGTCCGGGTCATCCTCGACTCCGGCATCGGCACCAAGAGCGCGCAGAACCTCATCGAGGTGCTCAACGGCGACAACCCGCGCGACACCGACGGCGACGGGGTCCTCGAGCCCCCCAGGCGGGGGCCGTGCAACACCCCTCTGCCGCCCCCGGTGGAGGAGCCGCCGCCGGCGTCACCGCGCCTGATGCCGGACCGGGTCGAGACCGACGCCCTCGGACGCGAGCTGGAGAGCAGCACCGGCGACTGGTCGCAGAAGCGCATCGTCAACAGCCTCGCGATCCCGACCGACTCCCAGGCCACCTGGGGCAGCGACGGCAGCTACGTCACCCAGTGCGTCGGCAGCTGCCGGGGCAACGCCAACGGCGCCGGCAACATGCACAGCAAGTTCTACGCGATGTCCAACAGCGGCGACGCCCGCTGGGTCTCGATGATCAGCTCCTCCAACCTCAACCTGGGCGGCGGGGAGTACGGCTGGAACGACCTCTACACCACCTCGAACCGGCAGAAGACGTTCGAGGGCTACCGGCAGATCCACCGCGAGATGACCGAGGACAAGCCCGGCGGCGGTGAGCTGCGCGAGGTCGTCGACGGCCCCTTCACCACCCGCTTCTTCCCGATGGCGAAGGCCACCATGGCCAACGACCCGGTGCTGGACGACCTCAACAAGATCCGCTGTCGCGGCAGCTCGCTGGGCCGGACCCAGGTCCACGTCTCCATGTTCGGCTGGCGCGGCACCCGCGGCACCTACCTGGCCGACAAGGTGTTCTCCCTCAAGGGCCAGGGCTGCGCGGTCTCCGTCATCTTCGGCGCCCCGTCGAAGCAGATGGCGATCTACCTGCGACAGAAGGCCCGCGCCACCGGAGTCCCGCTCTACAACAGCCGCTGGGACCTCACGGGCGACGACCGCAAGGAGCTGCGGGCCCACACCAAGTACGTCCTGGTCAAGGGCGCCTACGGCGACAACAACACGGCGTACGAGGTCATGACCGGCTCGGCCAACTGGGTCGACGGCGGGCTCGACAAGGGTGACGAGAACACGCTGAACATCTCGCTGCGATCGGCGTGGACGGAGTACAAGCGCAACTGGGAGCAGATCCGCAAGCACTCGGTGCGCGTCGCCGGTGGCCGCTGA
- a CDS encoding cytochrome P450 has product MVRFTSGVQTLIRQQLMKRVGPMDLSQVHRVPDRLVWPLRRDGFDPVARLGSQRESAPVARLTSFLGLDVWLVTGEAEVRTVLADATSYSNDIRPYVGAVGDAATGDIGGLGFTDAPDHTRLRKLLTPEFTMRRLARLRPRIEEIVETQLDVLEAAERSEAGADLVRDFAFPVPFLVICELLGLPVEERETFRSLASARFDVSYGGSGAFGAVSASREFLKDFTRRQRLAPGDGLVGQIIRDHGDDIDDRDLAGLADGAFTGGLETSASMLALGTAVLLQDPDTYRRLAHEPALVETTVEELLRYLSVVQVAFPRFAREDLVVAGQRIKKGDVVMCHLAAAARDPRAGVDDDFDPERTPARSTLAFGHGFHRCVGAELARMELRIAYPALSRRLPDLAVHGRGPLAFREKSIVYGLEEMPVDLGAERGAALS; this is encoded by the coding sequence ATGGTCCGCTTCACCTCCGGCGTGCAGACGCTGATCCGGCAACAGCTCATGAAGCGCGTCGGTCCGATGGACCTCTCCCAGGTCCACCGCGTCCCGGACCGGCTCGTCTGGCCGCTGCGCCGTGACGGCTTCGACCCCGTGGCGCGGCTCGGTTCGCAGCGTGAGTCCGCCCCGGTGGCGCGGCTGACGTCGTTCCTCGGCCTCGACGTGTGGCTGGTCACCGGCGAGGCGGAGGTCCGCACCGTGCTGGCCGACGCGACGTCGTACAGCAACGACATCCGGCCGTACGTCGGCGCGGTCGGGGACGCGGCCACCGGCGACATCGGCGGGCTCGGGTTCACCGACGCCCCCGACCACACCCGCCTGCGCAAGCTGCTCACCCCGGAGTTCACGATGCGCCGGCTGGCCCGGCTGCGTCCGCGCATCGAGGAGATCGTCGAGACCCAGCTCGACGTCCTCGAGGCGGCCGAGCGGTCCGAGGCCGGCGCCGACCTGGTGCGCGACTTCGCCTTCCCGGTGCCCTTCCTGGTCATCTGCGAGCTGCTCGGTCTCCCGGTCGAGGAGCGGGAGACCTTCCGGTCGCTCGCCTCGGCCCGCTTCGACGTCAGCTACGGCGGCTCCGGCGCGTTCGGCGCGGTGTCGGCGTCGCGGGAGTTCCTCAAGGACTTCACCCGGCGCCAACGGCTCGCCCCCGGTGACGGGCTCGTCGGCCAGATCATCCGCGACCACGGCGACGACATCGACGACCGCGACCTCGCCGGCCTGGCCGACGGCGCCTTCACCGGTGGCCTCGAGACCAGCGCCAGCATGCTCGCCCTCGGCACCGCCGTGCTGCTGCAGGACCCCGACACCTACCGCCGGCTGGCCCACGAGCCGGCCCTCGTCGAGACCACCGTCGAGGAGCTGCTGCGCTACCTCTCGGTGGTCCAGGTCGCCTTCCCGCGCTTCGCGCGCGAGGACCTCGTCGTCGCGGGCCAGCGGATCAAGAAGGGCGACGTCGTCATGTGCCACCTCGCCGCCGCCGCACGCGACCCACGGGCCGGTGTCGACGACGACTTCGACCCCGAGCGCACCCCGGCGCGCAGCACGCTCGCCTTCGGGCACGGCTTCCACCGCTGCGTCGGCGCCGAGCTGGCCCGCATGGAGCTCCGCATCGCCTACCCGGCCCTGTCCCGGCGGCTGCCGGACCTCGCCGTCCACGGCAGAGGCCCCCTGGCCTTCCGCGAGAAGTCGATCGTCTACGGCCTCGAGGAGATGCCGGTCGACCTCGGCGCCGAGCGCGGTGCCGCGCTGAGCTGA
- a CDS encoding bifunctional FO biosynthesis protein CofGH — MTQEPTPQQVRRALARVRRGVTLDVAEAEALLAARGEDLAALVEAAGRVRDAGLVAAGRPATVTYSPKVFIPLTRLCRDRCHYCTFVTVPGKLAAAGQEPFLSPDEVLAIATQGAALGCAEALFTLGDRPEDRWPEAARWLDEHGYDSTLDYVRAMAVRVLEETGLLPHLNPGVMSWQEINRLKPVSPSMGMMLETTSTRLFTEKGQPHHGSPDKDPAVRLRVLEDAGRLSVPFTSGLLVGIGETLRERAETIFALRSVGRQYGHLQEVIVQNFRAKPDTAMRSVDDLGLDEYVATIAVTRLVLGPTMRVQAPPNLVDLAECRALLAAGIDDWGGVSPLTPDHVNPERPWPSLDRLRDITADSGFTLRPRLTAHASYVRAGDPWIDPRVRPHVAALADDDGYLRPGARPVGLPWQEPDQGGLDAGGSGSGRTDLHETIDTTGRTTDRRSDFEDVYGSWQSLRDQLATQNTAAAQAAGTVSTKAADVPDPAETRASTPEGSEGLPSTAGTRGSAPEGSEGLPATVDGSGPPGATKERKGWLGAGSPSEPSPATPASAPTTPTPPTPLTPTVAAALRQAEKDPKQLTDAQALALFTADAHDLDAVRRLADDMRRDVVGDDVTYVVNRNINFTNVCYTGCRFCAFAQRRTDADAYSLSMEQVADRAEEAWQLGATEVCMQGGIDPELPGTAYFDIAAAVKRRVPQMHVHAFSPMEVVNGASRTGLSIHDWLLKAKESGLDTIPGTAAEILDDDVRWILTKGKLPTSAWVEVVTTAHKLGIRSSATMMYGHVDRPDHWVTHLRVLQRIQDETGGFTEFVPLPFVHTSAPIYLAGVARPGPTLRDNVAVHAAARILLHGRVDNVQTSWVKLGVEGTRLMLRSGCNDLGGTLMEETISRMAGSEHGSAKTVAEITEIADGIGRPVRERTTTYGVRA, encoded by the coding sequence GTGACCCAGGAGCCCACCCCCCAGCAGGTACGCCGAGCGCTGGCTCGCGTCCGGCGCGGGGTCACCCTGGACGTGGCCGAGGCCGAGGCCCTCCTGGCGGCGCGCGGCGAGGACCTCGCCGCCCTGGTCGAGGCGGCCGGACGCGTGCGCGACGCGGGGCTGGTCGCCGCCGGTCGCCCCGCCACCGTCACCTACTCCCCCAAGGTGTTCATCCCGCTGACCCGGCTGTGCCGCGACCGCTGCCACTACTGCACGTTCGTGACGGTGCCGGGCAAGCTGGCCGCCGCCGGCCAGGAGCCGTTCCTGTCGCCCGACGAGGTGCTCGCGATCGCGACCCAGGGGGCGGCCCTGGGGTGCGCCGAGGCGCTGTTCACCCTCGGCGACCGTCCCGAGGACCGCTGGCCCGAGGCGGCCCGGTGGCTCGACGAGCACGGCTACGACTCGACGCTCGACTACGTGCGGGCGATGGCGGTCCGCGTGCTCGAGGAGACCGGGCTCCTGCCCCACCTCAACCCGGGCGTCATGTCCTGGCAGGAGATCAACCGGCTCAAGCCCGTCTCCCCCTCCATGGGGATGATGCTGGAGACCACCTCGACCCGCCTCTTCACCGAGAAGGGCCAGCCCCACCACGGCTCCCCCGACAAGGACCCCGCTGTCCGCCTTCGGGTGCTCGAGGACGCCGGGCGGTTGTCGGTGCCCTTCACCTCCGGGCTGCTCGTCGGCATCGGGGAGACCCTGCGCGAGCGCGCCGAGACGATCTTCGCGCTGCGCTCGGTGGGACGGCAGTACGGCCACCTCCAGGAGGTGATCGTCCAGAACTTCCGCGCGAAGCCCGACACCGCGATGCGCTCGGTCGACGACCTCGGCCTCGACGAGTACGTCGCCACCATCGCCGTCACCCGCCTGGTCCTCGGCCCCACCATGCGGGTCCAGGCCCCGCCGAACCTCGTCGACCTCGCCGAGTGCCGCGCCCTCCTCGCCGCCGGCATCGACGACTGGGGCGGCGTCTCCCCCCTCACGCCCGACCACGTCAACCCCGAGCGCCCCTGGCCCTCCCTCGACCGGCTCCGCGACATCACGGCCGACTCCGGCTTCACCCTGCGGCCGCGGCTCACCGCGCACGCCTCCTACGTCCGGGCGGGCGACCCCTGGATCGACCCCCGCGTCCGCCCCCACGTGGCCGCCCTCGCCGACGACGACGGCTACCTGCGCCCCGGCGCCCGCCCGGTCGGCCTGCCCTGGCAGGAGCCCGACCAGGGCGGTCTCGACGCCGGCGGCTCAGGCTCCGGCCGCACCGACCTCCACGAGACCATCGACACCACCGGTCGCACCACCGACCGTCGCTCCGACTTCGAGGACGTCTACGGCTCCTGGCAGTCCCTCCGCGACCAGCTCGCCACCCAGAACACCGCCGCCGCCCAAGCAGCCGGCACAGTCAGCACCAAGGCGGCCGACGTACCTGACCCGGCAGAGACGCGAGCGTCCACGCCGGAGGGCTCGGAGGGGCTCCCGAGCACGGCAGGCACGCGAGGGTCCGCGCCGGAGGGCTCGGAGGGGCTCCCGGCGACCGTGGATGGGTCTGGCCCCCCTGGAGCGACGAAGGAGCGGAAGGGGTGGTTGGGCGCCGGGAGCCCCTCCGAGCCCTCGCCCGCAACCCCCGCTTCCGCGCCGACCACCCCCACCCCCCCGACCCCCCTCACCCCCACCGTCGCCGCCGCCCTCCGCCAGGCCGAGAAGGACCCCAAGCAGCTCACGGACGCCCAGGCGCTGGCGCTGTTCACGGCCGACGCCCACGACCTCGACGCCGTACGCCGCCTGGCCGACGACATGCGCCGCGACGTGGTCGGCGACGACGTGACCTACGTGGTGAACCGGAACATCAACTTCACCAACGTCTGCTACACCGGCTGCCGCTTCTGCGCCTTCGCCCAGCGCCGGACCGACGCGGACGCCTACTCGCTGTCGATGGAGCAGGTGGCCGACCGGGCCGAGGAGGCGTGGCAGCTCGGGGCGACCGAGGTGTGCATGCAGGGCGGGATCGACCCGGAGCTGCCGGGCACGGCGTACTTCGACATCGCCGCGGCGGTGAAGCGTCGGGTCCCGCAGATGCACGTGCACGCCTTCAGCCCGATGGAGGTCGTCAACGGGGCGTCCCGCACGGGGCTGTCGATCCACGACTGGCTGCTGAAGGCCAAGGAGTCCGGGCTCGACACGATCCCGGGCACGGCGGCGGAGATCCTCGACGACGACGTGCGCTGGATCCTGACCAAGGGCAAGCTCCCGACGAGCGCCTGGGTCGAGGTGGTCACGACCGCGCACAAGCTGGGCATCCGCTCCAGCGCGACGATGATGTACGGCCACGTCGACCGCCCGGACCACTGGGTGACGCACCTGCGGGTGCTGCAGCGGATCCAGGACGAGACCGGCGGGTTCACCGAGTTCGTGCCGCTGCCGTTCGTGCACACCAGCGCCCCGATCTACCTGGCCGGGGTGGCGCGGCCGGGCCCGACGCTGCGCGACAACGTCGCGGTGCACGCGGCGGCCCGGATCCTGCTGCACGGACGCGTCGACAACGTGCAGACCTCGTGGGTCAAGCTCGGGGTGGAGGGCACGCGCCTGATGCTGCGCTCGGGCTGCAACGACCTCGGTGGCACGCTGATGGAGGAGACGATCTCCCGGATGGCCGGCTCCGAGCACGGCTCCGCGAAGACGGTCGCCGAGATCACCGAGATCGCCGACGGGATCGGCCGCCCGGTCCGCGAGCGCACCACGACGTACGGCGTGCGCGCCTGA
- a CDS encoding acyl-CoA dehydrogenase: protein MPSPSAPVLLRAASDPGLGAPPAALVSLAAASATEVAGDLHRSADLARALGREAPRPGSGSTLLLWELLATLGAADLSVARVVEPHLDALAILDQAGGVAEDEVDLLWGVYAAEGPPPRLTASSTRQGWELTGRKHWCSVADVADRALVTAWIDEDQRQLFAVPLGDPGVKSAAEQAWVARGLQQITSTALDFHEVGADAVGEPGWYLQRPGFAWGGMGVAAVWYGGAVGVARRLLAQAEHRPLDQIGQMHLGALEASLAGARAVLVEAAAAVDAGQADAEHGERLALTVRQVVRRAAEEVLLRTQHALGPGPQVSEPDHAARIADLELYLRQEHAERDQAALGRWLLDALPEVAW, encoded by the coding sequence ATGCCCTCCCCGTCCGCACCTGTCCTGCTGCGCGCCGCCAGCGATCCCGGCCTGGGCGCGCCGCCGGCGGCCCTCGTCAGCCTCGCCGCGGCCTCCGCGACCGAGGTCGCCGGTGACCTGCACCGCTCCGCCGACCTGGCCCGCGCCCTCGGCCGCGAGGCCCCGCGACCCGGCTCCGGCTCCACGCTGCTGCTCTGGGAGCTGCTCGCCACGCTCGGCGCCGCCGACCTCAGCGTCGCCCGGGTCGTCGAGCCCCACCTCGACGCGCTGGCCATCCTGGACCAGGCCGGTGGGGTGGCCGAGGACGAGGTCGACCTGCTCTGGGGCGTGTACGCCGCCGAGGGGCCGCCGCCGCGGCTGACGGCGAGCTCGACCCGCCAGGGCTGGGAGCTCACGGGTCGCAAGCACTGGTGCTCCGTGGCTGACGTCGCCGACCGCGCCCTGGTGACGGCCTGGATCGACGAGGACCAGCGGCAGCTCTTCGCGGTGCCGCTCGGCGACCCCGGCGTGAAGTCGGCGGCCGAGCAGGCCTGGGTCGCCCGCGGCCTGCAGCAGATCACCAGCACCGCGCTCGACTTCCACGAGGTCGGGGCCGACGCCGTCGGCGAGCCCGGGTGGTACCTCCAGCGGCCGGGCTTCGCCTGGGGCGGGATGGGCGTGGCCGCCGTCTGGTACGGCGGCGCGGTCGGCGTCGCCCGCCGGCTCCTCGCCCAGGCCGAGCACCGCCCCCTCGACCAGATCGGCCAGATGCACCTCGGGGCGCTGGAGGCCTCGCTGGCGGGAGCCCGCGCCGTCCTCGTCGAGGCCGCCGCTGCGGTCGACGCCGGTCAGGCCGACGCCGAGCACGGGGAGCGCCTGGCCCTGACGGTCCGGCAGGTCGTCCGGCGCGCCGCGGAGGAGGTCCTGCTGCGCACCCAGCACGCCCTCGGTCCCGGCCCCCAGGTCTCCGAGCCCGACCACGCCGCCCGCATCGCCGACCTCGAGCTCTACCTGCGCCAGGAGCACGCCGAGCGCGACCAGGCCGCGCTCGGCCGCTGGCTGCTCGACGCCCTCCCGGAGGTCGCGTGGTGA
- a CDS encoding glycosyltransferase produces MRTGHDDAPGSAPATRLRRPWQVLVVVPARNEEADLGACLTSVDRAVARVRRARPASAVRVVVVLDSCTDRTAEVLHRFPHVARLDVRLGLVGAARAAGILAARTHDLDHPAERTWLACTDADGQVPADWLTGQLDHADRGACAVVGTVEPDHDLPAPVRARWLAHHATHEGHTHVHGANLGVRLDQYDAVGGFEPLAEHEDVRLVERLVAAGGLLVRTGDGRVTTSSRRVGRTPGGFAAYLGVLHDLHDLHDPRDPGVSVAEVDDRAVG; encoded by the coding sequence GTGAGGACGGGGCACGACGACGCTCCCGGGTCGGCGCCCGCCACCCGGCTCCGGCGGCCCTGGCAGGTGCTGGTGGTGGTGCCGGCCCGCAACGAGGAGGCCGACCTCGGCGCCTGCCTGACGTCGGTGGACCGCGCCGTCGCCCGAGTACGCCGAGCCCGTCCCGCGAGCGCGGTGCGGGTGGTCGTGGTGCTCGACTCCTGCACCGACCGGACCGCCGAGGTGCTGCACCGCTTCCCGCACGTCGCCCGCCTCGACGTGCGGCTCGGGCTGGTCGGCGCCGCCCGCGCCGCGGGGATCCTGGCCGCGCGGACCCACGACCTCGACCACCCGGCCGAGCGCACCTGGCTGGCCTGCACCGACGCCGACGGACAGGTCCCCGCCGACTGGCTGACCGGGCAGCTCGACCACGCCGACCGGGGGGCCTGCGCCGTGGTCGGGACGGTGGAGCCCGACCACGACCTGCCCGCCCCCGTCCGGGCCCGCTGGCTGGCGCACCACGCGACGCACGAGGGCCACACCCACGTGCACGGCGCCAACCTGGGCGTGCGGCTGGACCAGTACGACGCCGTCGGCGGCTTCGAGCCCCTGGCCGAGCACGAGGACGTCCGGCTCGTGGAGCGGCTGGTCGCCGCCGGCGGGCTGCTGGTGCGCACCGGCGACGGACGGGTCACCACCTCGTCGCGGCGGGTGGGGCGCACGCCCGGCGGCTTCGCGGCGTACCTCGGGGTGCTCCACGACCTGCACGACCTGCACGACCCCCGTGACCCCGGCGTGAGCGTGGCGGAGGTGGACGACCGTGCCGTCGGATGA
- a CDS encoding bifunctional PIG-L family deacetylase/class I SAM-dependent methyltransferase gives MPSDETRARPPAFTRPDAGGDDETWRALPQWRSVPSLRLGPDPDEVRGHRAGPSPSGRHPVVCGRERLVVVVAHPDDETLACGGLLARAAEHDLPTVVVVATDGEASHPDSPTLDPETLAGRRREELIEAVAVLHPAARLIRLGLPDGRLPGHEDAIADRLRDVVDADTLLVSTWRHDAHGDHEAVAQAAADVAIETGARHLEAPIWLWYWGEPSDVPWQQCAVLPLTPGEIAAKEQALARYPSQTAPLSDAPGDEAVLDEAMLSSFRRSYETYIESGLRLSPPPRPAPGSVPVQSHAPDRADEPHRSDTPPRERRLPDAAAVFEELHRGDADPWRTASSWYEARRRALALALLPRERVASVLEVGCSVGELTAALSDRADHVLGVDVSETALAAAARRCAGRSVHFERRRVPGEWPDGRFDLVVLSEVGYFLSGAELAETLWRACRSLTADGALLLVHWRHEVAGWPLDGAEVHGAAGRVAAEHDLTLATRVVDDDVLLDLYRPRRRRTLAEEERTGRG, from the coding sequence GTGCCGTCGGATGAGACCCGGGCCCGTCCGCCCGCCTTCACGCGGCCGGACGCGGGGGGTGACGACGAGACCTGGCGGGCCCTGCCCCAGTGGCGCTCAGTGCCCTCCCTGCGGCTGGGACCGGACCCCGACGAGGTGCGCGGCCACCGGGCAGGACCGTCGCCGTCGGGGCGGCACCCCGTGGTGTGCGGGCGCGAGCGGCTCGTCGTGGTGGTGGCGCACCCCGACGACGAGACGCTGGCCTGCGGCGGGCTGCTGGCCCGCGCCGCCGAGCACGACCTGCCCACCGTGGTGGTGGTCGCGACCGACGGCGAGGCCTCGCACCCCGACAGCCCCACCCTGGACCCCGAGACGCTGGCCGGTCGGCGCCGTGAGGAGCTGATCGAGGCGGTCGCGGTGCTCCACCCCGCGGCGCGGCTGATCCGGCTCGGGCTGCCCGACGGCCGGCTGCCCGGGCACGAGGACGCCATCGCCGACCGGCTGCGCGACGTCGTCGACGCGGACACCCTGCTGGTCTCGACGTGGCGCCACGACGCCCACGGCGACCACGAGGCGGTGGCGCAGGCCGCGGCCGACGTCGCCATCGAGACCGGCGCGCGCCACCTCGAGGCACCGATCTGGCTCTGGTACTGGGGCGAGCCCTCCGACGTGCCGTGGCAGCAGTGCGCCGTGCTCCCGCTGACCCCCGGCGAGATCGCGGCGAAGGAGCAGGCGCTGGCGCGCTACCCCTCGCAGACGGCGCCGCTCTCGGACGCCCCCGGGGACGAGGCGGTGCTCGACGAGGCGATGCTGTCGTCCTTCCGTCGCTCCTACGAGACCTACATCGAGTCCGGGCTCCGGCTCTCCCCGCCGCCGCGGCCCGCGCCCGGGTCGGTGCCGGTGCAGTCCCACGCCCCGGACCGTGCGGACGAGCCGCACCGGTCGGACACCCCGCCCCGGGAGCGACGTCTGCCGGACGCGGCCGCTGTCTTCGAGGAGCTCCACCGCGGCGACGCCGACCCGTGGCGGACCGCCTCGTCGTGGTACGAGGCCCGCCGACGTGCCCTGGCGCTGGCGCTGCTGCCGCGCGAGCGGGTCGCCTCGGTGCTCGAGGTCGGCTGCTCCGTCGGTGAGCTGACCGCCGCGCTCAGCGACCGCGCCGACCACGTGCTCGGCGTCGACGTCAGCGAGACCGCGCTGGCCGCGGCCGCCCGCCGCTGCGCGGGGCGCTCGGTGCACTTCGAGCGGCGCCGGGTGCCGGGGGAGTGGCCGGACGGCCGGTTCGACCTGGTGGTGCTGTCGGAGGTCGGCTACTTCCTCAGCGGCGCCGAGCTCGCCGAGACCCTCTGGCGCGCGTGCCGGTCGCTGACCGCGGACGGCGCCCTGCTGCTCGTGCACTGGCGCCACGAGGTCGCCGGCTGGCCCCTGGACGGCGCGGAGGTGCACGGGGCCGCGGGCCGCGTCGCGGCCGAGCACGACCTGACGCTGGCCACCCGGGTGGTCGACGACGACGTGCTGCTCGACCTCTACCGACCTCGCAGGCGGCGCACGCTGGCCGAGGAGGAGCGCACCGGGCGCGGCTGA
- a CDS encoding response regulator transcription factor, producing the protein MSTSEISRVPGSSGEGGRDTGSAVRPVSVALVNDHELVVRGLQRMLEEFEDRIRVVELDVNVDVAQPVDVALYDTFSVPQVTSSDIDDIIGQSRVASVAVYSWNMHEELVREALDKGVRGYLSKSLQGHQLVDALERVAAGDEVVLPAADIGKEIEAVGGDWPGRQHGLSARQAEIVSLITQGLSNSAIAERTYLSPNTVKSYIREAYRHMGVTSRTQAVLWGIEHGMVPARTRVITDRPPSRRPES; encoded by the coding sequence GTGAGCACGAGTGAGATCTCGCGGGTCCCGGGCTCGTCCGGGGAGGGTGGGCGCGACACCGGATCAGCGGTCCGGCCGGTCAGCGTCGCCCTCGTCAACGACCACGAGCTCGTCGTGCGCGGGCTCCAGCGGATGCTCGAGGAGTTCGAGGACCGGATCCGCGTCGTCGAGCTCGACGTGAACGTCGACGTCGCGCAGCCCGTCGACGTGGCGCTCTACGACACCTTCTCGGTCCCGCAGGTCACCTCGAGCGACATCGACGACATCATCGGTCAGTCGCGCGTGGCCAGCGTGGCTGTCTACAGCTGGAACATGCATGAGGAGCTGGTCCGCGAGGCCCTCGACAAGGGCGTGCGCGGCTACCTGTCGAAGTCGCTGCAGGGCCACCAGCTGGTCGACGCCCTCGAGCGCGTCGCCGCCGGCGACGAGGTGGTCCTGCCCGCCGCCGACATCGGCAAGGAGATCGAGGCCGTCGGTGGTGACTGGCCCGGCCGGCAGCACGGCCTCTCGGCCCGGCAGGCCGAGATCGTCTCGCTCATCACCCAGGGGCTCAGCAACAGCGCGATCGCCGAGCGCACCTACCTGTCGCCGAACACCGTGAAGAGCTACATCCGCGAGGCCTACCGCCACATGGGGGTCACCAGCCGCACCCAGGCCGTGCTGTGGGGCATCGAGCACGGCATGGTCCCGGCGCGGACGCGTGTCATCACCGACCGACCGCCGTCGCGACGCCCCGAGTCCTGA